From a single Streptomyces liliifuscus genomic region:
- the glpK gene encoding glycerol kinase GlpK, with protein MTDAHTAATHSHGTGPFIAAIDQGTTSSRCIVFDRDGRIVSVDQKEHEQIFPKPGWVEHNATEIWTNVEEVVASAIEKAGITRDDIKAIGITNQRETTLLWDKNTGEPVHNALVWQDTRTDALCKELGRNVGQDRFRRETGLPLASYFAGPKARWLLDNVEGLRERAEAGDILFGTMDSWVIWNLTGGVNGGRHVTDVTNASRTMLMNLHTMQWDPKIAESIGVPLAMLPEIRSSAEVYGEITGGKLGDLLGGIPVASALGDQQAALFGQTCFSEGEAKSTYGTGTFMLMNTGDKLINSYSGLLTTVGYQIGEQKPVYALEGSIAVTGSLVQWMRDQMGLIKSAAEIETLALSVEDNGGAYFVPAFSGLFAPYWRPDARGVIAGLTRYVTKAHIARAVLEATAWQTREISDAMTKDSGVELTALKVDGGMTSNNLLMQTLADVLDAPVVRPMVAETTCLGAAYAAGLAVGFWTNTEDLRANWRRAAEWTPNMAAETRDREYKSWLKAVERTMGWLEDDADEE; from the coding sequence CGACGCGCACACCGCCGCCACGCATTCCCACGGCACCGGCCCGTTCATCGCCGCCATCGACCAGGGCACCACCTCCAGCCGCTGCATCGTCTTCGACCGCGACGGACGCATCGTCTCCGTCGACCAGAAGGAGCACGAGCAGATCTTCCCGAAGCCGGGCTGGGTCGAGCACAACGCCACCGAGATCTGGACCAACGTCGAGGAGGTCGTCGCCTCGGCCATCGAGAAGGCCGGCATCACCCGCGACGACATCAAGGCCATCGGCATCACCAACCAGCGCGAGACGACGCTGCTGTGGGACAAGAACACCGGTGAGCCCGTCCACAACGCGCTCGTCTGGCAGGACACCCGCACCGACGCGCTCTGCAAGGAGCTCGGCCGCAACGTCGGCCAGGACCGCTTCCGCCGCGAGACGGGCCTGCCGCTCGCGTCGTACTTCGCCGGTCCGAAGGCCCGCTGGCTGCTCGACAACGTCGAGGGCCTGCGTGAGCGCGCCGAGGCCGGCGACATCCTCTTCGGCACCATGGACAGCTGGGTCATCTGGAACCTGACGGGCGGTGTGAACGGCGGCCGGCACGTCACCGACGTCACCAACGCCTCCCGCACGATGCTGATGAACCTGCACACCATGCAGTGGGACCCGAAGATCGCGGAGTCCATCGGTGTCCCGCTGGCGATGCTGCCCGAGATCCGCTCCTCCGCCGAGGTCTACGGCGAGATCACCGGCGGCAAGCTGGGCGACCTGCTCGGCGGCATCCCGGTCGCCTCCGCGCTCGGCGACCAGCAGGCGGCCCTCTTCGGCCAGACCTGTTTCTCCGAGGGCGAGGCCAAGTCCACGTACGGCACCGGCACGTTCATGCTGATGAACACCGGTGACAAGCTCATCAACTCCTACAGCGGGCTGCTGACCACCGTCGGCTACCAGATCGGCGAGCAGAAGCCGGTCTACGCCCTTGAGGGCTCCATCGCCGTCACCGGCTCGCTCGTCCAGTGGATGCGTGACCAGATGGGCCTGATCAAGTCCGCCGCCGAGATCGAGACGCTCGCGCTGTCGGTCGAGGACAACGGCGGCGCGTACTTCGTGCCGGCCTTCTCCGGTCTGTTCGCCCCGTACTGGCGTCCCGACGCCCGCGGTGTGATCGCCGGTCTGACCCGGTACGTCACCAAGGCGCACATCGCGCGCGCCGTCCTGGAGGCCACGGCCTGGCAGACCCGTGAGATCAGCGACGCCATGACGAAGGACTCCGGCGTCGAGCTCACGGCCCTCAAGGTCGACGGCGGCATGACCTCCAACAACCTGCTGATGCAGACCCTGGCCGACGTCCTGGACGCCCCCGTGGTGCGCCCGATGGTCGCCGAGACCACCTGCCTCGGCGCCGCCTACGCCGCCGGTCTCGCCGTCGGCTTCTGGACCAACACCGAGGACCTGCGCGCCAACTGGCGCAGGGCCGCCGAGTGGACCCCGAACATGGCCGCGGAGACCCGCGACCGTGAGTACAAGAGCTGGCTCAAGGCCGTCGAGCGGACCATGGGCTGGCTCGAAGACGACGCTGACGAGGAGTAA